A region of Carassius auratus strain Wakin chromosome 11, ASM336829v1, whole genome shotgun sequence DNA encodes the following proteins:
- the tmem51b gene encoding transmembrane protein 51b: MCYSGQPLCTGNRRSPTSRDANSSGSQYALCALGVGLVALGVVMIVWSIVPSETQLNNATNSSNASGNTELKQTSSVAFVLVGSGVAMLLLAVCLCLRNRKRRRQRETSGVRSAGYVDRVHRDQDEESADVPATNYDVPTYEEAVTSGQYPVRQSNLRQSYQLPSYEDLIGAVENEGQQPREGNGQEAPQPAPGPGPQPAAPARSSSRASRILRPLRVRRIKSEKLHMKDIRLNIQNPGQSGVVTIEPLTPPPQYEDKPPQLPTEAV, translated from the exons ATGTGCTACAGTGGGCAGCCTCTGTGTACTGGAAACAGGCGTTCACCAACCAGTAGAGATGCCAATAGCTCAGGCTCCCAGTATGCTCTCTGTGCACTGGGGGTGGGCCTGGTGGCACTCGGGGTTGTCATGATCGTGTGGAGCATAGTTCCTTCTGAAACACAGTTGAACAATGCTACGAACTCGAGCAACGCAAGTGGCAACACAGAGTTAAAGCAGACATCATCTGTTGCATTTGTGCTGGTTGGATCTGGTGTTGCCATGTTGCTCCTTGCTGTATGTCTCTGTCTGAGAAACAGGAAGCGAAGGAGACAACGGGAAACTTCAGGTGTACGCAGTGCTGGTTATGTGGATCGTGTCCATAGAGATCAGGATGAGGA gTCAGCTGATGTACCAGCGACCAACTATGATGTTCCCACCTATGAGGAGGCGGTCACCAGTGGACAGTACCCTGTTCGGCAGAGCAACTTGCGTCAGAGTTACCAGCTGCCGTCATATGAGGATCTGATTGGTGCTGTTGAAAACGAAGGCCAGCAGCCTAGAGAAGGTAATGGCCAAGAGGCCCCTCAGCCAGCTCCTGGCCCTGGACCTCAGCCTGCAGCACCCGCCCGCAGCAGCAGCAGGGCCAGTCGGATCCTCAGACCTCTCCGAGTGCGCAGGATTAAGTCAGAGAAGCTCCACATGAAGGATATTCGTTTGAATATCCAAAATCCTGGACAGAGTGGGGTGGTGACCATCGAACCACTGACCCCACCACCACAGTATGAGGACAAGCCCCCTCAACTACCCACAGAAGCAGTGTAA